gtaaattcaattaaaaaagTGTTAATTTTAACAAGAAATCAAAAATCAATTAGATAGTTCGGAAATAGAGTATATTTTGAACGAAAGTGACTTTAAAATAATTAAACTTACCGTTTTTCTGGATTAAAAGAATTTTGAAGAATTTTTTCGGTTGTTAAATCCAGTTTTAAATTTAACTAAATCTAGAAGaatcaataaataataaaggaattTATTTAATGAAAATATTAAAGGaatttattaaataaatgtaATACAAATAATAGATTTGAATGAAAATTCAGATAAATTCACGTAAATTTTGATTAGCATTTTTTGTGGAATATTGATCTATGATTTTGGGGATTTTATAAGAGTTTCTGGGAATACTTAATATGAGTTTTGATGATCTTTAAAGGATATCTTTTCGCTGGTTTTTCTACAAATAATTGAACTATTAAACTTTTAAAGCAGTATTCAATAATTACCAATAAATCTTTGAATTCAAGGAAACGAACCTTCGAACACGTCCTTTCAGAAGAACACCAATAACTAACTGCCCTTCCCTTTGAACAATTTGCACttattttatatacatatgtacatggcagtgtttttttttccaattCTCACTAGAAATCTAAttagtttaattttttttaatttggtAGTAGTTCTCCTTCAAAATCCATTCACATGTCAAACCTTTTAAGCAGAACAACCCCATAATTACCCCATGGTTAGAGGCGCCACCACAATTAAaaactacgagtacgagtacagTAGTCGTGCACCCACAACGAAAAATCGCTGTAGCCAGTGAAATCTCACGATTCCCACGTATTAGTCGTATTTTGCATAAGCTTCAATTAcacacaacagcagcagtaaTTCAGTAATTCAGATCGAGCAACGTCATTGCGGGCCATTAGGCAACTGGCTTTTGAGAGTGGCATACCCCTTTGATGATTGCGATGCACCCAACGGGAGCACCAACCGAAAAAGATAAAGATTTCCCAACAATGCCAGGAAATCGCACGAGTTGTCAAAAACTAAATAATCATAAAAAACACTCTGCAAAAACTGCAATGTAATTAATGCGGAAAGCGAAACGAAATAAAACGAAAGACTGAGGCAACAAACTTTTTCTCTCTTTGGAATCTCCATTGCATTCAAATCTCTTCAATATTTCAAGGTCAATCGATGGGCATTTTTTTCGTTAAATTTTGATTCACACGCAAAAGTCcgtaagaaaaaaaaaaatcaatattGCATAACCTTAAGCTAAGGCGAAAACGGGTTTACGCTCGTGTGTGACGTTGGAGTCCGAGATACATCTCCGCGATGCGTGCCCCACAGCCGGTTAATGTGACCTTTAAGCGTCTCAGCTTCGGCTTCTGGCATCTTCTTCTCTTCGGaggagaggcagagacagatcTCATTGAATTTAGTCCAACATTCGTTCACGTTGTCCATTTCTGGGCAGATTAAAGGAAGGGGGAAGTACAGATGGCGGACGCCATGAGGTGTTTGGTTAAAGTGTGGGAAAATTGTTAGCAGTTGACATACAGTATATGCCTGGGGTCTTTTGATATACAAAACCTTGACTTTTTCTGCACGAACATTAGATGTTCCCAAACATTTccttttatttaattatttaatatatttaataaTAGATTTATCATCTTTCATTATTCATCatttattttataatttaataGGAAATGTAGTATTTAAAATCCAGTATTTATTTCCTAATTAATACGGAAATCCAGTATTTATTTCCTTAGTTATACGAAAATTGgctatttatttctttatttatacGGAACGTCGGTATTTATGACCTAATTTATACGAAAGTGTAGTCATTGTCTAAATAAAATACGTTTAAAGACATCAAAATGCAAATAACATTTAATAATTAAACAAACACTCGTATAAGTGATGAGTAAATTTGCATTTTGAAATAAATTCAAGTAAAAGTTGATtacaaaatttgcataaatactCTACGTATTCCTCTTCTCACTCCACATCCAACTTTTCTTGTCCAACCACATTTCTCGTATCAATATTTGCACTTAAATGTTTATAAACCGCACTCCAAAGAGTAATATTGAGAAACCTTGACACAGCTATGACAAACATTGGATAATTTCATACCACAAAAGCCCATCCCCACATTGATCCCACAATCTAATAGTCAAAGCGTGTTGTTCAAACCCATTTCTTTCGAATGTAAATATAATTGGAATTCccccaacaaaaaacaaaagtaCACAAAACCCACGCGGGTTCAACAAACGGGGTGTGTTGTGCCGCATACAATTTCATTATAATTTCAAGATCCGCTGTAAAAACGAAGACAAGACATTGCCATTGTCGCGTCCATTAATGGCCATTGGCCCCGTGGGCAAGTGTTGCGCGAAATGTTTCGATCATAAAAtagttaaaaaaaataaaatagaagAGGCAGCATCTCCATCATTAAAAATCATTAGAGGTAAGCTCGCCCGCCCCCCTCCATCAAACATGAGCCATATTGACCCTCGAATTGTTTTCTCTTAcagctgccgccgccgccggaGGATGTCGCGAGGCGAACGGCACTGCTCCTGTTTCGGGATCCTGCGATGCCTACATCGAGTGCAAGAATGGTGTGGCCGAGGAGAAGCTCTGTCCCGATGGTCTGTTCTACAACGAGAAATCCACTGGCTATCCCTGCAGCTATCCCATCGATGTGGAGTGCACTCAGGCCCAGTCCCGCCTGCAGAGCGCCCAGCCCACGGAGGATTGTCCTCATCAGTTCGGTTACTACCGCATGGGCGATGCCAGCCACTGCGGACAGTTCATGAACTGTGCTTCCGGCAAGGGCTTCGTGTTCGATTGTCCCGCGGGTCTGGCCTGGAATCCGTCCACCTACAAGTGCGACTGGCCCGATCAGGTCGAGGAGTGCGATGCCGAGGCTTTCCTGGGCTTCAgctgccctgcccctgccttcAAGTCCGAGCTCCTGGGCGAACAGGAGGCCGACTACACCTTCCATCCTTCCCAGGACAACTGCCAGTTGTATTTCATCTGCATTGAGGGACGTCCACGCCGCATTGGCTGTGGCGAGGATCAGGCCTTCAACCAGGAGCTCAACCAGTGCGACGACATTGAGAATGTCCCCAACTGCAGCAGTGAAATCAGGGAGAAGGGTGCCCAGATCAAGGCGGCACGTGCCCACGCCAGATCCAAGAACTAAAGgagtgtgtttgttttttggaAGACTAACCCCATGCAAAAAAAGGCCATGCAACATGTGGCATATGAGTTTGCTCGAGTTTTCTAGTCTGTAGTTAAAGATCGTTGGCAAATTGAATTGTATCTTTTGCTTTGCACAAAATAAAGAATGGAAATTTGTTAAGGAAAATGAAGAGATCTCTAATTATTTTATAGAACTTTCCAAGATATATAATTCCTGttctaaaatatatattttttatttcctTCCAGTTCTCTCATCCCCCGAATGCCCATTCCCAAATGGTCGCTTTGCTTCCGGGGACCAGTGTGATGCCTACACAGAATGTCTGGACGATGTGCCCACGCCGAAACTCTGCCCCGATGGCCTGCTCTTCCATCAGAGAACCAAAGCCACAGGCGAGTGCACCTATGCGCCGTATTCCACCTGCAAGGAGAGGGCACGACTGCAGCCTGCCAACGGCACAGACGAATGCCCCCGACAGTTTGGTTTCTACCCCAATGGAGACGAGACCAAGTGCGGGGTCTACCGCAACTGCGCCCACGGTGTGGCAAGCATTACCAAGTGCCCCGAGGGATTGGCCTTCAATGAGGAGACGTACCAGTGCGACTGGCCCGATCTAGTTGGGAGCTGCAATGCCGAAGCCTTCCTGGGTTTCAATTGTCCTGCCGCCGAGCCCGTCGATGCCATTGCCCCCGAGGTGGATGTCAGTCCCGAGGGAGAGCTCCGCTACTACCGTCATCCGCAGACCTGCAAGAAGTACTTTGTCTGTGTGAATGGACATCCGCGTCTGTACAACTGTGGCAAGTATCTGGCCTTCAATTCGGAGTCGAAGCTCTGCGATTTCTACAACAAGGTGCCCGAGTGCTATGCTCTGCTGAAGGAAAAGCAGAAGCTCAAGGCCGAGAAGCAAGGAAAATTTTAAGGGAAAGAGAGCCCAAGTGTTTGCCCAGAGAGAGGCTGAAAGTTTAAAATTTCCTGTgcaataattattattttttattttgtaaaTATGTAACTGTAACGTTTTATTGTTTGCGTATTGAATAAACGAGTAATATataaatttataaataaattaaaggAATTTGAAGTGAAGTCCAAAAGGTGCAATCAAGGGCTTGAACTATTAAGCCAAGGATCGAAGAGAATTCATTCTGGAAAAGATAAAGAACCAGAGTCCCCAAGGACTGTGACTATAGAGGATGTGGAAGAGAGTGTGTAATGCCTTCGTGCTGCAGCACTTTTCGGACTTTTCGTATTGTTGTCCTCGGATTCATTCCTTTGCTCCCAAGTTTTTCATAGATTATGGGTCGTATAATTCCTCAGCGCTGTCATCCATCAGGCTCATAGATACATCTTTTTATGGATAGTATACCAGATCTAATCGCACATCTTATACCCACTTTCCTGTCTCCAAAAACAATCCCTACAGCACCCACTAAATAACAAAACTCTACGAAATTTCTTTAGTTTTTGCTTTAATTTGTAATTTATCAACCGTTTCAGATTTTCGGTTTTgggctttttgtttttgtttttggaaaTGATCATATTATAGTTATGGTTTTAATGGTTGTTGTTTGCTTATTAATTATTGGTAGATTAATTAAACTTATATAAGTAGATCAATTTTACATATGAGGGCCAACCATTTTCCACACATTTAAACATTATACATCGTAAACTTATCATCATATCATTATCATGCTCCTGTTTCTGCTCCCGCTCCCATTTCTGCATCCTCTATCAAATTCTGTGTTTTTTATACAACATTTGTTCTTTCTTTTAAAAAAAACTTTTTGGAGAACCAATTGCCAAAtggaatttttttttgtttttggaaaaTAATTTAAGCTCGAATTTTTGTGGTGTGTTGAGTAAAAAAacatacgagtacgagtaagAGTATTAAACTGTATTTTTATCACTAAGTCAAACAATTGCTCGCGTTTCAGAATTTCTTCGAGTGTTTTCTGCTTCTTAAGAACTAAATGATCCATTCGATCCATCGCTGGATGTACCTCATCCTCAACCTCATCCAGATCCCATCCTCCTTCGGATTTCCTTCctcttttggctataaaaattaaattacattttttttgtttagattttttttttgaacTTTTTGCactattttgttgttgctgttgatgttgttgcgtgtgtgtgtgtttcgaTAATTTTAAATTACAACAAATAattgtggtattttttttgtttggtatTTTAGTATAgtattttgtttggttttaCAAAGtttttcatttcgtttcgtatcgtatcgtttttgttgcttttgttttttgctttGTGGTGCTTGGCTAAGGCGACTTTTGTTTGGTTGTTTTcacttttgtttcgttttcTTCTCGTTTGTTTTTGTTCTCTTTACACGTTTCTGCAATATATTTTCTCATGCTTTCTTCCCCCGCATTTTCACATTTCTCATTTACATACACAAAAAGAGGAACAATTTGCATTTTGAAtggaaattcaaaagaaaattaATACAACATAATCATACGAAAATCAAAAGCGATTTGCAATTGTCGATAGAAAATGATAGAGAAAAAATCCATGTTTTAGTCATCTTCTTCGGTTGGGTTTTTAGTAAAAATTTGTGCTAGAAATTCGGCTATTAAAATTATTTAAGTTCGTACACATCGATCGCTTGAGAAAAAGTTTTACATTTCTTTTCATTATTCATTCGCTTCGTTTTTTCTTTCGTTCGTTAcactttggttttttgtttcttcgttttgttttttttttttttagttcgTTTTAACATATTCAGTCTTTCAGCTTTCAAcacataaataaattaattaaattaatttatttggaTTAGATTTAAGAAAACATTCTGCTGTTTGCCGTTTGCTGTTCTGCTGTTTGTTCTGCCTGTAAATAATTTCGAGTTCTATTGCATTTATGTGGTAATTTCTTTCTTCGCTTGTCCTTGAGTCTGCCTTAcgatccatccatccatccatccatatGTCCCTCCTTCATATGTCCATTAAAGTTTATAGCCAAAAACACGACAAAGTTGTTTGTCTCTTGAGAAAATTTCGAATAAATTTCACTTTTCTTCGTCAAAGTTGGTTGTAAAAGCCAAAagttttgctttgctttgctttctTATATAATCTTAGTGCTAGGATTTatggtgtttttgttttgttttatggTTTTTACATTTAATGATAGTAATTaataatatattttaatatatttttctCCGATCGATCCATCTATCCAACCATCCATTGCGCGCATTCTCCATAAACTGCTTTCgttttttcataattttaaAAACTTTTCAAGTGGACGTAGCATCTCTTTCGTTTTCGGTTATTCAAAATCTGGTTTTTgcttaattttaaatttaatcattatatatatataagaaatatataaaattttGTGTCTAAATTCAGTTGTTTTTAGGAGTTTTTCTCTTTGAAACTAAAAGAACTTTCCACACGGGTTTTTTTCTGGCTTTTGTTTCTCAAATATTTGCTCTGTTTTTTATAGTTTTTTCGTCTTTTatattcttttttgttttttgggtgGGGCTTACGTTATCATAGTTCTATATAGTCTTTCTTTCGTTCattgcttttctttttctaTACGCCAACATAAAAATTTGTTGTCAAAattgtttcgttttttgttttcgatTTTTCATTCGATTTTTTTTCTTACTGTATAAACCGGTCTCTTGTTAAGGCATCTGCTTTTTGTCACTGAAGTTTGTTCGTTTTTTGTATTGGTTTTTTGTTAGTTTtgcttttggttttggtttttggaatttcttttctttttacAATATTTTTGTCTTGTCTGCATTTTTGAATTTTGTGGTTTCAATTTCTATTTCAACTTAAGTGATTTTTCCGGAAAAACTAAAGCTTCTGCCGAAAGATTTCTTTTGCCCAAAAGTtgtttaatttgtattttGGTTTGACTCCTAAAAACAACGAAATATGTTTTGGTTATCCTTTAAGATTAATTTTGCTGTGCCTTAAGTgttaaatttttaatttggaaattttatttttcgtttttttttttgtaatatatTACTAGACAAAGTTTTTAATTTggaattttgttttttttttgtttaaaattttcttaatttagtttttgtttgcataatgttttttaattttaataattgaAACTTAAATGTTTAATTTTGTGGCCTAAATTTGTATGCAGTTTACAATGCGCCTTTTTGtgtatattattttatattttatttggaatATATTTTATGTTTACgtatcttaaaaaaaaaactattaaaaataaataaagaaaaacaCAGTTTTGGgtttgtggaaaaatataaGAAAACTTTAATGGAAATTTGATTATAAAAAACGTAACATTATCCAATGAAAATATCAACTGAGGTTCTCTAATGAAAAACTATATGAAAAACGGAGTTTAACTAAAGCAAAAACTTAATGGAAGATCTCAAGTAATCGAAGAAAACTCTCGAGTGtttaaaaatgtttaaaaacTATAATTGTGTTCTCAGAATCTTTCCGATTAATTAAACTTTCGCTTTTTTCCACTGCCCTTCTTCTTTCCCTTGCCTCGGGACTTGGCCAATTTGCGCtttttgctgccatctcctcgCAGCGCCGATTCCCGACTGATTTCACCCAGAATTTCGTCGCCCAGTGTGCCTGTAAAGTACATTGATTAGGATTTAGCTCTATAAAGGGTATCTTAAGTGCTTACCCAACGTGGTGAGCTTCCTCTGGCGATGCTTCTCTGCTTTGGTCACTGGCAGACGCATCAGATAGGTCTCCTCGTACTCCTGCTTCTCCTTCTGTGCATTGGAGAGGATCTGTTGGGCCCTTGAGCCCGAAGATATCTCTGTTGGGGCGTCCAAATATTCCTCTTTGAGGTCTTGCAGCATGGAGGAGCTAGAGGAGAAAGTAATAATGATGAATGGAAGCTCGGAAAATTGTTGTTTTGGATACTCACGTGATGGCCCTCTTCTTGGCCCTGTCCAAGGCCTTCTTCTCCTTATCGGCATCCTTTTCATCGCCATCGTAGTACACGGGTTTGATGCGTGGCGGCACATAGACTCCCGATtttcctgctgttgctgcctttCGTGGCTTTTTCGCTGCACCTGCTCCTGCCTCGTCCTCTTCATCCTCGTCTTCATCGCTGTCGCTGCCTTCCTGCGCATCATCGTCCTCATCCTCGTCGTCATTGTCTGCCCCAGCAGCACTGCTCATCATCTCATCCGGATTCGGTTTGTACAGTATCGGATCTGTACTGCTCGACACTCCCGTGGTGGCCGTCTTGACCAGCTTGTCGATCTGGTAGCGCAACTTGTGATCGATGGGTCGGATCTTCTCCAGCACCGTGCGTATCTCAATGAGCCGCTCGATCGAGGGATCACCCTCGATGGTCTCGCCGGAGCACTTGCGCAGCACCACGTATGTCAGATTGATCAAGTAGTCCAACAGCATGTGATATTTCACCTCCAGGAAACTCAATCCGTACTCTGTAGTCAGCTCTCCGCGCTTCACTCGCTGCAGCATGCCCTCCACGAGGTCTGTGACCTGTTTCACATTGCTGTTCATCTCTCCCAGCAGCTGGATGGCCTGCGGTATGTCCTGTTGGCCCTGAACCTCACAATCGTAATCCAATGCCTGAATAggttgtaaaaaaaaaaaaacacaaaaatgtaTAATCCTAGCGATTCAACTTAACAAAAAAGAATTTAATGGTGacatttttaaaaataaatttgatTTTAAGTCCATTTAATATTCAGTAATTGATGGAAAGTTTATGGAAAAAAGGAAGcctatttatttctttatctTATTCTTAttataatttattattttattctTTCTAAGAGTGAAAATTCTGCTCTTAAAGTTGGATTAATTGATGATGATAATCTTTACTTTGATTCAATTACGAAGTGCTTGAATATCTTAAGTGAAAGATGATCATTAGAACATTCTCTTTAATGTAAAATGTCTCCCTGGTGCCCTATAAGTGTCTAATCAAAAGATTATAGCCTTGAACAGACGAATATTACTTGATATCTAGTACTCTTGCGAGTAAAAGGTTATACCGTACTATATTCGTGCATGTAAGAGTCTAAAAGAGGGATCTCTTTATGGCGTTTACTTCCACCATTATCTGCCATGCCGATCGATCATAGGAACGATCGATATGCCGGATCTATAGATCTGTATGTGGCCATCTCTCTGATGATAACTCCATCGGAAAGCACTTTCCTCTGCAGCACCTCCTCTGTGGCACCCTTCACCATTACACACACCATATTTCACGTCATTTTGCAAATATTCCACTGCCACTTATCCCCCACCCTACCCGCTGGACGTTGTGTGTCGTTCGTGCAACTCATTTGCATATTTTATTGGTTGGCATTTAATTATTCGCAATTTTACAACATTTTTGGCCACAGACACACAGCCTCCTCTTCACTCCGCACTCCACAGTCCACTGGAGTCCCCAGCCCTTTCCCCaatggggctgctgctgctgctggctgctctTTGACCGATGCGGCGGCTTATGGTGCatttattttcaattaatattaataaagcAGTTCGCATATGGCACTACGGATAGGAAAGGGTGCGTTGGGTGCAGTGGGGTTTTCGTATATTTTAGAGATTAACTGCAAAATGGCATGGATCGGCATTTTATTTCGCGTTTTTTTCAAATTTCGTTTGTTTTTGTCATTTGTGGTCTGTGAATTTTCGACGTCTGCAATTCACAAAGCAATTTACCAAATAATTATTTAGATAACGAAAATTGCTCATCGAGTGGCAGGTTGCAGGACACACAGGGATATGCAACCCGCAGATTTTATGGCACTTTCTGTCACTGGCAAAATTTGCATATTATTATTGGCAAAttattttaattgcattttgTGGCCAGGCTTTATGCTAAAACAAAGTGGAATTCCACTCGTAATGTGGCTAAATCTGCGGGATGGGGGAAAGCCTAGTAaccaatatgttaaacaatgcaatTTCATATTGCATTACGGCTACTATTTGCGGGTACAGTTGATACAAAAGGTAGTTCGCTGGTGGCGCGAACAAACAACGTGTCTATTCTGAGGGTGAGGTGTGGCACATGAGAGGCTGCTGCATTGTCTATGGGGTACAGTTAATTCAAAAGGTTTCGATGGGGAGATTACGTTTGAAAGCCTTTTGGGAGGGCTTTCATTGAGGCGAGAGGTTGCTGGAGCGTCATTTTCATAGCTTATTGTTCATGCTTTGTTTCAAAAGGGTTTAAGTGCAGAGAAAAGGAGTAACGAGTAACCAAAACGATTAAATGAGTAGCGAGTAACGATTACGCTATTGTTTCTTTCAGAGATCCTCGACTTTTGGTCAAGTTTTTTCAATAGATGTTGATATAAGAGtgaaataaataattttaagTTAAAGGTTGCATCtctaaatttaaaaaaatctAAATATATGTCCTCtacattaaaaaaaatttgtaGCCagtaaaaataaattataacACACATTTTTTGTCtgaaataattttttatttcgTTTTTTGCGTAATTGTAAAGAAAACTTCCATATTTTCTTCATAAGCACGTGTACTATTCATCATTTTTGAGCCCCTTCCATTGAAACATCTTCTTTTATGTGAAATTAAAGAATTGCTAGAATTTCTCTTTTGCTCTCTTTATATTGAAACCGCATTCTAAATACGAAAGCCTCCCCCATCCCCACCTAAAAGCCATCATGCCATAAACCACAAAAATTCGATTCTCTTTTTGCAATTTgctgaaacaaaaaaaaaaaacacaaacatTTTCGAAAGCGTTATAAGCCGAGGCCTAGCAATATGAACGCGATTACTGAACGCCTCTTCTGACACACCCCCCACGCAACGCACCGCAACGCAGCACTTGACTCTCTCTATAGGAAAAACTACCATCAGGCGTCGAAAATAGTCACCCCCTCTACGCCCGATTGCCAAACAAAGCGTTAAATAAAACGCGGGCCATATtttagccaaaagcaacagcCAATTGCAGAAATGCAGCGCAGCGCCGACTAAACAAGAACCCCACAAATAACCCCCAATGAGATGGGCATAACGAGGCTGCCATTATAAACTGACGCCCCATAACACAGTGCTATAACAACTCTAAACAGTCGAGCCCAGAGCTTTTGTATATACTAGGCCCGGGCCAAAAGCAATTACAACAAAATGGCAAACTATGGCCCCCCCTCCACGCCCTATTCCCCATAATCCTCCCAGTATTCGCACTTCTACGGGTATATCCTCCTATCTCTGGCATTATCTCTACCGCTCTTTCGGACCCCACGTCGTATCGTGTGTGCCGAAATGATTTAAAATTCGACGACCATTTTGTGTGTAATTTTCGAAAttcagcaaaaacaacaatgaAACGGAGGAGGAGGCTTAGGTCTTAGAGAGTGGAAGATGCAGATACTCTTTGGAGAGACATGTTTTTCGATTTTCATTCATTTGTGTCGGAAATGGAATGAAAAATGTGAACTAAAGGATTTTATCTGCAGGAAATGCAGGTATTTGTTGCAAGACCTATCTTTTCTAAGATATCTGTATGATATGGTAATCAGATCATAAGGGTTTGCAACTGAAGGAAGGAACTGTGGAACATTTTAGCCATGGAATTGTAGAAAAAGGTTTGAATAATATAGAAACATGACTTCCTCGAGTCCCCTATTGATGCCGATCATGAAAATACGAATAATATCATCGCTGGAATCCAAATTCGTTAATTTTCTTCATCAGAAACACATTTTAAACCGATTATATCGACCTATCTGAACTTTTTATAGATTTTATAGACAGAGCCTCAAAGATCTCCTCCAGCGCATAACACCCTCTCCTTTAAAGGGTATTAAAAACCGCTCTTCTCTCGCTGTTGCAAcacaattttgttgttgttgttgttcctgctgctgctgctgcaatgtTGTCGCTGTTTTGCATTAACCGTTATTTAGCAATGGATTTTATGTGCAACATGCAACGGCTACAACAACGGAATGGGAAATTTCGCCTGTAAGTAGGCAATGCGAAAATGCAATTGAATACATTCATGGGTGTGTGAATCGATGGCATGGAGTGGGCCACGAATGGCGGTAAacggcagtggctgtggcagcaTAGCCCTGGGggcatgtatgtacatactatATGTACTCGTACCATATGCCGTGTGTACGGCCCGGGCCACGTACTCCGCCCTCTTCGCCCTCGCACACGGCCATCTCTTTCGTCCCGAACCTAATGTTTTTTGTTGCACTTTTTGGCCCATGTGCATCATgaataaaatatgaaatgcAATTTCTGttgcagcggcagcggcacccgccgaaaaaaaaacgaggaaaGACCCTCACCCAGGCACCGCAATCGCGGAATTTAATGACAACATTTTTGATGCCGTCTGGATGCTCCACCCCGCCCACACGGAT
The sequence above is a segment of the Drosophila miranda strain MSH22 chromosome 4, D.miranda_PacBio2.1, whole genome shotgun sequence genome. Coding sequences within it:
- the LOC108163210 gene encoding protein obstructor-E isoform X1; the protein is MAKIVISALLCLAMFCSMAAAAAGGCREANGTAPVSGSCDAYIECKNGVAEEKLCPDGLFYNEKSTGYPCSYPIDVECTQAQSRLQSAQPTEDCPHQFGYYRMGDASHCGQFMNCASGKGFVFDCPAGLAWNPSTYKCDWPDQVEECDAEAFLGFSCPAPAFKSELLGEQEADYTFHPSQDNCQLYFICIEGRPRRIGCGEDQAFNQELNQCDDIENVPNCSSEIREKGAQIKAARAHARSKN
- the LOC108163210 gene encoding protein obstructor-E isoform X2 — protein: MAKIVISALLCLAMFCSMVLSSPECPFPNGRFASGDQCDAYTECLDDVPTPKLCPDGLLFHQRTKATGECTYAPYSTCKERARLQPANGTDECPRQFGFYPNGDETKCGVYRNCAHGVASITKCPEGLAFNEETYQCDWPDLVGSCNAEAFLGFNCPAAEPVDAIAPEVDVSPEGELRYYRHPQTCKKYFVCVNGHPRLYNCGKYLAFNSESKLCDFYNKVPECYALLKEKQKLKAEKQGKF
- the LOC108163316 gene encoding neuroguidin; the encoded protein is MVQALDYDCEVQGQQDIPQAIQLLGEMNSNVKQVTDLVEGMLQRVKRGELTTEYGLSFLEVKYHMLLDYLINLTYVVLRKCSGETIEGDPSIERLIEIRTVLEKIRPIDHKLRYQIDKLVKTATTGVSSSTDPILYKPNPDEMMSSAAGADNDDEDEDDDAQEGSDSDEDEDEEDEAGAGAAKKPRKAATAGKSGVYVPPRIKPVYYDGDEKDADKEKKALDRAKKRAITSSMLQDLKEEYLDAPTEISSGSRAQQILSNAQKEKQEYEETYLMRLPVTKAEKHRQRKLTTLGTLGDEILGEISRESALRGDGSKKRKLAKSRGKGKKKGSGKKRKFN